In Streptomyces sp. DG2A-72, one genomic interval encodes:
- a CDS encoding ATP/GTP-binding protein, with protein sequence MDSVVSDAARGVSPFVEPEPEPDENLRSWQTELARAPVATKIVVAGGFGVGKTTLVTAVSEITPLQTEALMTQASEDTDDLTGTPEKLTTTVAMDYGRLTLDDDLVLYLFGTPGQQRFWFMWDDLVRGAIGAVVMADTRRLKDCFPALDYFESCGLPYVVAVNHFDGSERFEPEDVREALTVPAHIPVMIMDARRRISVIETLLSLVGHALDVTPE encoded by the coding sequence GTGGACTCCGTCGTCTCTGACGCCGCGAGAGGCGTCTCCCCCTTCGTCGAGCCCGAGCCCGAGCCCGACGAGAACCTCAGGTCCTGGCAGACGGAGCTCGCCCGCGCCCCCGTCGCCACGAAGATCGTCGTCGCGGGCGGCTTCGGCGTAGGCAAGACCACCCTCGTCACGGCCGTCTCGGAGATCACGCCCCTCCAGACGGAGGCGCTGATGACCCAGGCCAGCGAGGACACCGACGACCTCACCGGCACACCGGAGAAGCTGACCACGACCGTGGCCATGGACTACGGCCGCCTCACACTCGACGACGACCTGGTGCTCTACCTGTTCGGCACGCCGGGCCAGCAGCGGTTCTGGTTCATGTGGGACGACCTGGTGCGCGGCGCGATCGGCGCGGTGGTCATGGCCGACACCCGGCGCCTGAAGGACTGCTTCCCGGCGCTGGACTACTTCGAGAGCTGCGGGCTGCCGTATGTCGTCGCGGTCAACCACTTCGACGGCAGCGAGCGGTTCGAGCCGGAGGACGTGCGGGAGGCGCTGACGGTTCCCGCGCACATACCTGTCATGATCATGGATGCGCGGCGCAGGATCTCCGTGATCGAGACCCTCCTGTCCCTCGTCGGCCACGCGCTGGATGTCACCCCCGAGTAG
- a CDS encoding styrene monooxygenase/indole monooxygenase family protein, translating to MRKILVVGAGQSGLQLALGLQSHGYEVTLMSNRTADEIRGGRVMSTQCMFHTALQHERDLQLNFWESQAPKIEGLGVSVAAPGSWSEGPAARAIDWVGRLDGYAQSVDQRVKMAGWMETFAQRGGQLVIHGAAVSDLDYFSRTYDLVLVSAGKGELVSMFARDPERSPYSEPQRALAVAYVHGMGPRPEHPDYDAVRCNLVPGVGELFIMPTLTTTGRADILFWEGIPGGPLDAFNGVKDPAEHLSLILELMERFTPWEYARATKVELTDAGGVLSGRYTPTVRNPVGRLPGGGLVLGVADVVVANDPITGQGSNSASKCAASYLASILEHGEKEFDEAWMRGTFERYWDTARHVTKWTNAMLAPPPEHVLNLIGAAGELQPVADRFANAFDDPADFEDFFYEPEKTAAYLRSVA from the coding sequence ATGCGGAAGATACTCGTCGTCGGAGCCGGCCAGTCCGGGCTCCAGCTCGCCCTCGGCCTCCAGTCGCACGGGTACGAGGTCACCCTGATGTCCAACCGGACGGCGGACGAGATCCGGGGCGGCCGGGTCATGTCGACGCAGTGCATGTTCCACACGGCTCTGCAGCACGAGCGCGATCTCCAGCTGAACTTCTGGGAGTCCCAGGCCCCGAAGATCGAAGGACTCGGCGTCTCGGTCGCCGCCCCCGGCTCCTGGAGCGAGGGTCCCGCGGCGCGCGCGATCGACTGGGTGGGCCGACTCGACGGGTATGCGCAGTCGGTGGACCAGCGGGTGAAGATGGCCGGCTGGATGGAGACCTTCGCCCAGCGCGGCGGCCAGCTCGTCATCCACGGTGCGGCCGTCTCCGACCTGGACTACTTCTCCCGTACGTACGACCTGGTGCTCGTCTCGGCGGGCAAGGGCGAGCTGGTGTCCATGTTCGCCCGGGACCCCGAGCGCTCCCCCTACAGCGAGCCGCAGCGTGCCCTCGCTGTGGCCTACGTCCATGGCATGGGCCCGCGCCCCGAGCACCCCGACTACGACGCGGTCCGCTGCAACCTCGTGCCCGGCGTCGGCGAGCTGTTCATCATGCCGACGCTGACCACCACCGGCCGCGCCGACATCCTGTTCTGGGAGGGCATACCCGGCGGCCCGCTCGACGCCTTCAACGGCGTCAAGGACCCGGCCGAACACCTCTCCCTGATCCTGGAACTCATGGAGCGGTTCACGCCGTGGGAGTACGCGCGCGCCACGAAGGTCGAACTCACCGACGCGGGCGGCGTGTTGAGCGGCCGTTACACGCCGACCGTCCGCAACCCGGTCGGCCGCCTTCCCGGCGGTGGGCTGGTGCTGGGCGTCGCGGACGTCGTCGTCGCGAACGACCCCATCACAGGTCAGGGCTCCAACTCGGCGTCCAAGTGCGCGGCTTCCTATCTCGCCTCGATCCTCGAGCACGGCGAGAAGGAGTTCGACGAGGCGTGGATGCGGGGGACTTTCGAGCGGTACTGGGACACGGCGCGGCACGTCACCAAGTGGACCAACGCGATGTTGGCTCCGCCGCCGGAGCATGTGCTGAACCTCATCGGTGCGGCGGGGGAGTTGCAGCCGGTGGCTGATCGGTTCGCGAATGCGTTTGATGATCCGGCGGATTTTGAGGACTTCTTCTATGAGCCGGAGAAGACGGCGGCGTATTTGAGGTCCGTGGCCTAG
- a CDS encoding NlpC/P60 family protein, with translation MSGRLLRLVCTAAVATQAVLAAVPAMAVPEPGDRSVAELLTDLQRLYREAERATETYNATEEQLKKQRTEVDRLDRALARARLSLHDSRGAAGRLARQQYQSSTDISPYVRLLLARDPQHALDQGHVIGQVARERAETLHRLTGTERKADDLSRKARTALDRRLSLAARQKKQRDEVRNRLHDVEKLLASLTAEQLTALTEFEKNGTDKAQREFMASGALSDNRPASRKGDEALRYAVRQLGKPYEWGAEGPKTYDCSGLTSQAWSHAGKPIPRTSQEQWAQLPRIPLKKLRPGDLVIYFPEATHVAMYLGNGKVVHAPRTGEKIKLAPIASNPILGAVRPDERPKGARGTARQATTNPQPPEHRTPNGD, from the coding sequence ATGTCAGGACGCCTTCTGCGTCTGGTCTGTACGGCGGCGGTGGCGACCCAGGCCGTTCTCGCGGCCGTACCCGCCATGGCCGTACCCGAGCCCGGCGACCGTTCGGTGGCCGAGCTGCTGACGGACCTTCAGCGGCTGTACCGGGAGGCCGAGCGGGCCACCGAGACCTACAACGCCACCGAGGAGCAGCTGAAGAAGCAGCGCACCGAGGTCGACCGCCTGGACCGTGCGCTCGCCCGCGCCCGGCTCTCCCTGCACGACAGCCGTGGAGCGGCCGGACGGCTCGCGCGCCAGCAGTACCAGAGCAGTACCGACATCTCCCCGTACGTACGGCTGCTCCTGGCCCGCGATCCACAGCACGCGCTCGACCAGGGACATGTGATCGGGCAGGTGGCACGGGAGCGGGCCGAGACCCTGCACCGGCTCACCGGAACCGAGCGCAAGGCCGACGACCTCTCGCGCAAGGCCCGCACCGCCCTCGATCGCCGGCTCTCCCTCGCCGCACGGCAGAAGAAACAGCGCGACGAGGTACGCAACCGCCTCCACGACGTCGAGAAACTCCTCGCCTCCCTCACCGCCGAACAGCTCACCGCCCTGACCGAGTTCGAGAAGAACGGCACCGACAAGGCACAACGGGAGTTCATGGCCTCCGGCGCCCTGAGCGACAACCGACCCGCCTCCCGCAAGGGCGACGAGGCGCTGCGCTACGCCGTACGGCAACTCGGGAAGCCGTACGAATGGGGCGCCGAGGGCCCGAAGACGTACGACTGCTCCGGCCTGACCTCACAGGCCTGGAGCCACGCAGGGAAACCCATCCCGAGAACCAGCCAGGAACAATGGGCCCAGCTCCCGAGAATCCCCCTCAAGAAGCTGCGCCCCGGAGACCTGGTCATCTACTTCCCGGAGGCGACACACGTGGCAATGTACTTGGGCAACGGAAAGGTCGTGCACGCACCAAGAACCGGCGAGAAGATCAAGCTGGCCCCGATCGCATCCAACCCGATCCTTGGAGCAGTACGCCCAGACGAGCGCCCCAAAGGGGCGCGGGGAACTGCGCGACAAGCCACAACGAACCCGCAGCCGCCAGAACACCGCACCCCCAACGGCGACTAG
- a CDS encoding TetR/AcrR family transcriptional regulator: MTPAAPAYRRLSVEERRSQLLDAALKQFAQRTPEDVSLDDVAEAAGVSRPLVYRYFPGGKQQLYEAALRSAADELQQCFDEPRVGPRLPRLVRALDRYLAFVDEHDTGFSALLQGGSVVETSRTTAIVDGVRRAAAEHILSHLAVPEAGLRLRMTVRMWITAVEAASLIWLDEGKQPPLDELRDWLVEQFMAALTVTGGRDPQTAALVVALAADG, encoded by the coding sequence ATGACCCCCGCCGCCCCCGCCTACCGCCGCCTCAGCGTCGAGGAGCGGCGAAGTCAGCTCCTGGACGCCGCGCTCAAACAATTCGCGCAGCGCACCCCCGAGGACGTCTCGCTCGACGACGTGGCAGAGGCGGCCGGAGTCTCCCGCCCCCTGGTCTACCGGTACTTCCCGGGCGGCAAGCAACAGCTGTACGAGGCCGCCCTCAGGTCCGCCGCGGACGAGCTGCAGCAGTGTTTCGACGAGCCCCGCGTGGGCCCGCGCCTGCCCCGGCTGGTGCGGGCCCTCGACCGCTATCTCGCCTTCGTCGACGAGCACGACACGGGTTTCAGCGCCCTCCTCCAGGGCGGCAGCGTCGTCGAGACATCCCGTACGACAGCCATCGTCGACGGCGTACGCCGGGCCGCCGCCGAGCACATCCTCAGCCATCTCGCCGTCCCCGAGGCCGGCCTGCGGCTGCGGATGACCGTACGGATGTGGATCACGGCGGTGGAGGCGGCCTCGCTCATCTGGCTCGACGAGGGCAAGCAACCGCCGCTCGACGAGCTGAGGGACTGGCTGGTGGAGCAGTTCATGGCCGCGCTGACGGTGACAGGCGGACGTGATCCGCAGACCGCCGCCCTGGTCGTGGCCCTCGCGGCGGATGGCTGA
- a CDS encoding diiron oxygenase produces the protein MTTVTEADALDGLRDALGLLKDREQVAERLLASSLKHSFDPDKELDWDAPFEEGKWFWPPELVSLYDTPMWKRMSEEQRILLSQHEAAALASLGIWFEIILMQLLTRHIYDKAATSAHVRYALTEIEDECRHSKMFARLITHGGTPWYPVSRVHQNLGRLFKTISTTPGSFTATLLGEEVLDWMQRLTFPDERVQPLVRGVTRIHVVEEARHVRYAREELRRQMVTAPKWSQEFTRVTSGEFARVFSVAFVNPEVYTNVGLDKREAMAQVNASGHRREVMQTGAKRLTDFLDDIGVLRGMGRRLWKASGLLA, from the coding sequence ATGACGACCGTGACCGAAGCCGACGCGCTCGACGGGCTGCGCGATGCGCTCGGCCTGCTCAAGGACCGGGAGCAGGTGGCCGAGCGGTTGCTCGCCTCCTCTCTCAAGCACTCCTTCGACCCCGACAAGGAACTGGACTGGGACGCGCCCTTCGAGGAGGGCAAGTGGTTCTGGCCGCCGGAACTGGTGTCCCTCTACGACACCCCGATGTGGAAGCGGATGAGCGAGGAGCAGCGGATCCTGCTCTCCCAGCACGAGGCCGCCGCGCTCGCCTCGCTCGGGATCTGGTTCGAGATCATCCTGATGCAGCTGCTCACCCGGCACATCTACGACAAGGCGGCGACGAGCGCGCATGTGCGCTACGCGCTGACCGAGATCGAGGACGAGTGCCGGCACTCGAAGATGTTCGCCCGCCTGATCACACACGGCGGCACACCGTGGTACCCCGTGAGCCGCGTCCACCAGAACCTCGGCCGCCTGTTCAAGACCATCTCCACCACCCCCGGCTCCTTCACCGCGACCCTGCTCGGCGAGGAGGTCCTCGACTGGATGCAGCGGCTGACCTTCCCGGACGAGCGGGTACAGCCGCTCGTCCGCGGCGTCACCCGCATCCACGTGGTCGAGGAGGCACGCCACGTCCGATACGCCCGTGAGGAACTCCGCCGCCAGATGGTGACCGCCCCGAAGTGGTCCCAGGAGTTCACCCGCGTCACCTCCGGCGAGTTCGCCCGCGTCTTCTCGGTGGCCTTCGTGAACCCCGAGGTCTACACGAACGTAGGCCTGGACAAACGAGAGGCCATGGCCCAGGTGAATGCCAGCGGCCACCGCCGGGAGGTCATGCAGACGGGAGCGAAGCGCCTGACGGACTTCTTGGACGACATCGGGGTGCTGCGAGGGATGGGACGACGCCTATGGAAGGCGTCGGGCCTCCTGGCGTAG
- a CDS encoding ferritin-like domain-containing protein encodes MPTEDLYAMDPGDSPWQVPATGAARFSWEAVFIGQKNGAGRDRLLALYQKGKDKQWDAQKRIDWDLEVDPYDALGTPDESISLYGTPYWAKMTDRDKGELRRHLASWQFSQFLHGEQGAMICAARIVESVPDLDAKFYSATQTMDEARHAEIYGRFLHEKIGLLYPINDNLQSLLDDTLRDSRWDMPYLGMQVLIEGLALAAFGMIRDTTDKPLPKQILAYVMQDEARHVAFGRMALRDYYRQLSDAELREREEFVIEGCYLMRDRLRGVEVLENFGIPKAEAEEYSERSEFLALFRKLLFSRIVPCVKDIGLWGKRLQQAYADMGVFEMGDSNLDLLMAQDEEIAEKLDAERFAAEEHDRVAEVRQAIDLGGG; translated from the coding sequence ATGCCGACTGAAGACCTGTACGCCATGGACCCGGGAGACTCCCCCTGGCAGGTGCCTGCGACCGGCGCCGCCCGCTTCAGCTGGGAGGCCGTCTTTATTGGCCAAAAGAATGGCGCCGGGCGCGACCGCCTCCTCGCCCTCTACCAGAAGGGCAAGGACAAGCAGTGGGACGCGCAGAAGCGGATCGACTGGGACCTGGAGGTCGACCCGTACGACGCGCTCGGCACCCCCGACGAGTCGATCAGCCTCTACGGCACCCCGTACTGGGCGAAGATGACGGACCGCGACAAGGGCGAACTGCGCCGGCACCTCGCTTCCTGGCAGTTCAGCCAGTTTCTGCACGGTGAGCAGGGCGCGATGATCTGCGCGGCCCGGATCGTCGAGTCGGTCCCCGACCTGGACGCGAAGTTCTACTCGGCGACCCAGACGATGGACGAGGCCCGGCACGCCGAGATCTACGGCCGTTTCCTGCACGAGAAGATCGGCCTGCTCTACCCGATCAACGACAACCTCCAGTCCCTGCTGGACGACACGCTGCGCGACTCACGCTGGGACATGCCGTATCTCGGCATGCAGGTGCTCATCGAGGGCCTCGCGCTCGCCGCCTTCGGCATGATCCGCGACACGACGGACAAGCCCCTGCCGAAGCAGATCCTGGCCTACGTCATGCAGGACGAGGCCCGGCACGTGGCCTTCGGCCGGATGGCGCTGCGCGACTACTACCGGCAGCTCAGCGACGCCGAACTGCGCGAGCGCGAGGAGTTCGTCATCGAGGGCTGCTATCTGATGCGCGACCGGCTGCGGGGCGTCGAGGTGCTGGAGAACTTCGGCATCCCGAAAGCGGAGGCCGAGGAGTACAGCGAACGGTCCGAATTCCTCGCCCTCTTCCGCAAGTTGCTCTTCTCCCGCATCGTCCCCTGCGTCAAGGACATCGGCCTGTGGGGCAAGCGCCTCCAGCAGGCCTATGCCGACATGGGCGTCTTCGAGATGGGCGACTCCAATCTGGACCTGCTGATGGCACAGGACGAGGAGATCGCCGAGAAGCTGGACGCGGAACGGTTCGCGGCGGAGGAACACGACCGGGTAGCGGAGGTGCGGCAGGCCATCGACCTGGGGGGCGGGTAG
- a CDS encoding DUF3291 domain-containing protein — MTTADIVYELAEVNIARLKFPLDSPELKDFVDALDPVNADADAADGFVWRLQSDDGDATDIQVFGDEWLIINMSVWRDANALTAYMYQGRHREMLARRREWFERVEEAMMAMWWVPAGHRPTVAEAESRLLHLRTNGPTPYAFTLRTSFPAEGAQPVPVEVVPRSAVDDLRVRRG; from the coding sequence ATGACGACTGCCGACATCGTGTACGAACTCGCCGAGGTCAACATCGCCCGCCTCAAGTTCCCGCTGGATTCCCCGGAGTTGAAGGACTTTGTCGACGCGCTCGACCCGGTCAACGCGGATGCGGACGCCGCTGACGGATTCGTCTGGCGGCTCCAGTCGGACGACGGCGACGCGACCGACATCCAGGTCTTCGGCGACGAGTGGCTGATCATCAACATGTCGGTGTGGCGGGACGCCAATGCGCTGACCGCGTACATGTACCAGGGTCGGCACCGCGAGATGCTCGCGCGCCGGCGGGAGTGGTTCGAGCGGGTCGAGGAGGCGATGATGGCGATGTGGTGGGTCCCGGCGGGCCACCGGCCCACGGTCGCCGAGGCCGAGTCCCGCCTGCTGCACCTGCGCACGAACGGGCCGACGCCGTACGCGTTCACCCTGCGCACGTCGTTCCCTGCGGAAGGGGCGCAGCCGGTGCCAGTGGAGGTCGTGCCGCGATCGGCCGTCGATGATCTGCGGGTCCGTCGTGGCTAG